The genome window GGCAAACCGGTCGTCAGCGCAACACGGCAGGCGGCGCGTCACTCGGCGGAGACGAACAGCATCCGCGTGTCCCGGGCACAGCGTGCGCCGACGTTGCTGGTGTGCCCGTCCGCCGAGAACGGCAGGCGGACCGACACCCGAAGCACGTTGGGAAAGTTGAGCCACGACGCGCCGCGCATCACGCGCAGATAGCCCGTCTCGGTCGGCTGCGGATCGCTCAGCGGCCCGTCCGGATAGCGGACGGTGATCCAACCGTTCACCCACTCCCAGACGTTGCCGATCATGTCGTGGAGTCCGAAGTCGTTGGAGGGAAACGACCCCACCGGCGCCGTGTTCAGCCAGGCGTCGGCGCCGCCGGTAGCGCCGCTGCAGCACTGCACGGTACCGAAATTGGCGTAGTCGCGCGTCAGTTCGTCACCCCACCAGTAGAGGCGCCCGTCATGCCCGGCCCGCGCCGCGTACTCCCACTCCCACTCGGTGGGCAGGCGCCCGCCGGCCCAACCGCAGAACGCTTCGGCGTCGTGCCAGGTCATGTGGACTGCCGGGTGATCGGGGGCCTGCGGATAGTCGGGGACGGCCGGCAGCTCGTAGCCGGTCGCCGCCACGAACGTCGCGTACTGGCCGACGGTCACCTCCGTCGCCATCAGGTCGAACGTCGACAGCGTCACCTCGTGGCGCGGACGCTCGCTGTCGAGGCACGCGGCGTCGCCCGGCACGCACCCCATCCGGAAGGTGCCGGCCGGAATCGTCACCCACGGCAACTCGATCGTCTGCGCGGCGCCCGGCACGGCGGTCAGGCCGACCCCCAGCGCTACCAGCGCGGCGGCACGCATGCAGGACGGCAGCAT of Acidobacteriota bacterium contains these proteins:
- a CDS encoding formylglycine-generating enzyme family protein, coding for MSVRSMLGQAGMLPSCMRAAALVALGVGLTAVPGAAQTIELPWVTIPAGTFRMGCVPGDAACLDSERPRHEVTLSTFDLMATEVTVGQYATFVAATGYELPAVPDYPQAPDHPAVHMTWHDAEAFCGWAGGRLPTEWEWEYAARAGHDGRLYWWGDELTRDYANFGTVQCCSGATGGADAWLNTAPVGSFPSNDFGLHDMIGNVWEWVNGWITVRYPDGPLSDPQPTETGYLRVMRGASWLNFPNVLRVSVRLPFSADGHTSNVGARCARDTRMLFVSAE